A genomic stretch from Edaphobacter aggregans includes:
- a CDS encoding HdeD family acid-resistance protein produces MSAEPRQSYKSSVWFAILLIVLGILAISLPALASIGVARVLSWLILFEGIIQLVYAFKSEGVGSKIWKLLVSVLYIFVGGYLLVHPLIGLAGLTLMLAVFFFIEGITDIGTFIWSRKSVGSEWLLLHGIVTLLLGVMIWKHWPVSSLWALGTLVGISMLLTGLTRLMMGLKGRRLVDSPA; encoded by the coding sequence ATGAGTGCGGAGCCCCGGCAAAGTTATAAATCATCCGTCTGGTTTGCGATTCTTCTCATAGTCCTCGGAATACTCGCAATCAGTTTGCCGGCGCTCGCCTCAATCGGAGTCGCCAGGGTGCTTTCATGGCTCATTCTCTTCGAGGGCATTATCCAGCTCGTGTATGCCTTCAAGTCTGAAGGTGTCGGAAGCAAAATTTGGAAGCTTCTGGTCTCCGTTCTGTACATCTTTGTCGGAGGGTACTTGTTGGTGCATCCCTTGATCGGACTTGCCGGTCTCACCCTCATGCTTGCCGTCTTTTTCTTCATAGAAGGCATTACGGATATCGGCACTTTTATTTGGTCCCGCAAGAGTGTTGGCTCCGAATGGCTGCTGCTGCACGGAATCGTAACTCTCCTCCTCGGCGTGATGATATGGAAGCATTGGCCCGTCAGTTCTCTCTGGGCTTTGGGGACCTTGGTGGGCATCAGCATGCTTCTGACAGGTCTCACTCGCCTCATGATGGGTCTTAAGGGGCGCAGACTAGTCGATTCGCCAGCCTGA
- a CDS encoding ABC transporter substrate binding protein — MAGHLDNRIPAVERLVYRHFLSRISADKRDRRWRAATVFILLAFTFSIQLTAATAAHGVRKILIIYETGPSALAFRLIDPQLRATLDEESPYLVELYTESMETSLFPDEASQQQIRETYIRKYKDRKLDLIIAAGPSPIQFMVEAHETYFKNTPVVFSGATKEEAGNPQFGPSFTGVWLNRQPERTLDVALRLLPTTRHVVVVGGTGLYDRELEAAVKKSLTTYESQLEITYLTDLAMPALIERLKRLPSDTIVLYTALERDAAETYFPRATSLEMLTSVANAPIFVLFDTLIGHGAVGGYVSSFAGQGREAGKIASRILSGEKPQDIPAVVGTNGFIFDARQLRRWDISESKIPPESTILFRQPTDWEKYKYRIIALLGFLVAETALVFLLIWLIKRRTKAQQLLERQLALEEISHLNRVASMGHMAASLAHELAQPLAAILGNAQAAERLATRPSPDMLEIRAALADIREDDKRARAVLENMRALFKKQTIARHEVDLNEIATGVSRLVRKDALLRGVELRLILSDAVPKVLGDEIPLQQVILNLINNGMDAMRNIPQEGRVLTVTTCMGTDANCGIILVEDNGPGIAEKDKMKLFMPFFTTKSEGLGMGLSICRSILDSLGGRITFDNRPEGGSVFRVELPLAVARELFAYA; from the coding sequence TTGGCCGGCCATCTGGATAATCGAATACCGGCCGTTGAACGACTCGTCTATCGGCACTTCTTATCGCGCATCTCTGCCGACAAGCGCGATCGCCGGTGGCGTGCAGCCACGGTGTTCATTCTTCTAGCGTTTACTTTTTCAATTCAACTGACCGCAGCGACAGCCGCGCATGGCGTCCGTAAGATCCTCATTATCTATGAGACAGGGCCCTCGGCGCTCGCATTCCGTTTGATTGACCCTCAGTTGCGTGCCACTCTGGATGAAGAATCACCCTATCTGGTTGAACTCTATACCGAGTCGATGGAAACGAGTCTATTTCCAGATGAGGCTTCACAACAGCAGATCCGCGAAACCTATATTCGCAAATATAAAGATCGCAAACTCGATCTAATTATCGCTGCCGGGCCATCGCCGATTCAGTTCATGGTTGAGGCACATGAAACCTACTTCAAAAACACTCCGGTGGTTTTCAGCGGCGCGACAAAAGAGGAAGCAGGCAATCCGCAGTTTGGCCCTTCCTTTACAGGGGTTTGGCTAAACAGGCAGCCAGAAAGAACTTTGGACGTGGCTCTGCGTTTGCTTCCAACTACCAGACACGTCGTTGTGGTTGGTGGCACAGGCTTGTATGACAGAGAGCTTGAGGCCGCTGTCAAAAAGAGTCTCACCACCTACGAATCTCAACTTGAAATAACCTACCTCACTGACCTCGCCATGCCCGCGCTCATTGAGCGACTGAAGCGCCTGCCCAGTGACACGATCGTCTTGTACACCGCACTCGAACGAGATGCAGCCGAAACTTATTTTCCAAGAGCTACGTCACTCGAGATGCTAACGAGTGTGGCCAATGCCCCGATCTTTGTTCTGTTTGACACTCTTATAGGTCATGGAGCGGTTGGCGGCTATGTGAGTAGTTTTGCAGGCCAGGGCCGGGAGGCGGGCAAAATTGCATCCAGAATTCTGAGCGGTGAGAAACCGCAGGATATACCTGCCGTAGTGGGCACCAATGGATTCATCTTCGACGCACGGCAACTACGACGCTGGGATATTTCGGAGTCGAAGATTCCACCCGAATCTACGATCCTGTTTCGGCAGCCGACGGATTGGGAAAAATACAAATATAGAATTATCGCTTTGCTCGGTTTCTTAGTTGCTGAGACGGCGCTAGTATTTCTATTGATCTGGCTGATCAAACGAAGGACCAAGGCACAGCAGCTTTTGGAACGCCAACTGGCACTGGAAGAGATCTCTCATCTAAACCGTGTAGCGTCGATGGGTCATATGGCTGCCTCACTTGCGCACGAACTAGCCCAGCCATTGGCTGCGATCCTCGGGAACGCGCAAGCAGCCGAACGTCTTGCCACCAGGCCTTCGCCCGACATGCTGGAAATCCGAGCAGCGTTGGCCGACATTCGAGAGGATGATAAGCGGGCACGGGCAGTATTGGAGAACATGCGGGCACTCTTCAAGAAGCAAACGATCGCTCGTCACGAGGTAGACCTCAATGAGATCGCAACTGGTGTAAGCCGACTTGTGCGGAAAGATGCGCTCCTTCGTGGTGTCGAGCTTCGCTTGATACTTTCAGACGCCGTACCGAAGGTGCTGGGTGATGAAATTCCATTGCAACAGGTCATTTTGAATCTGATCAACAATGGCATGGACGCTATGCGAAATATACCGCAAGAGGGAAGAGTCCTCACTGTGACGACGTGCATGGGGACGGACGCAAACTGTGGAATCATCCTTGTGGAAGACAATGGTCCGGGCATCGCCGAAAAGGACAAGATGAAATTGTTTATGCCTTTCTTCACGACTAAGAGTGAAGGCCTCGGCATGGGACTGTCGATCTGCCGTTCTATCCTTGACTCTCTCGGAGGCCGTATTACCTTCGATAATCGACCTGAAGGAGGGTCTGTTTTCAGGGTGGAACTGCCGTTGGCAGTGGCACGTGAGCTTTTTGCGTACGCCTGA
- a CDS encoding response regulator transcription factor, translated as MNEFVRDPHHDRTKELTQRQRQVLRLLAEGHSMKEVAAVLNHRCANRSFHKYRIMEEFDLKTNSDLVRFAIRHHLSPKDSDAHNKCCPVTLEHAELLLYLRAG; from the coding sequence ATGAATGAGTTTGTCCGTGACCCCCATCATGATCGCACCAAAGAGCTTACGCAACGTCAGAGACAGGTGTTACGGCTCTTAGCCGAAGGACACTCTATGAAAGAGGTGGCGGCAGTCCTTAATCATCGCTGTGCGAACCGTAGCTTTCACAAATACCGCATCATGGAAGAGTTTGACCTGAAGACTAATTCCGATCTCGTTCGCTTCGCAATTCGACACCACCTATCTCCGAAGGATAGTGACGCTCACAATAAATGTTGTCCGGTTACGTTAGAACACGCCGAGTTGCTTCTCTACCTCAGAGCAGGATGA